The genomic DNA TGCAACTGCTGACCGGGCTTGGTCTGGGGGATGAGCTGAACCTGGATACTCATTGCTCCTCCTGATCAAATAGTAGTGTCGGCAGCGAACGGAACTTTGGCCTGTTTCGTCGAACTCCGCACTCAAGGTGAGCGAAATTACTAGCCTGGCTAACAATACTAGCAGTTGCTATCAGAAAAGCATCGCATAAGGAGGAAAGAACCGGTGGAACAGCGAGTGAATTCTTGGTTCATGCCGATCGTGACGGTAGTGGCTGTAGTGGCCGCTATTGTGCTGGCGTTTATCGGCAGTGGCGCCATGGGCGGTACCGAAGTCAGTGAAGCCGCAGGTGGGGCCCTATCTGCCGATGCCACACCGTTTGCGCCCGACGGCCCGGCGTTTAGTATCTGGAGCGTGATCTATGCGGGCCTGGTGCTCTATACGATCTACCAGCTGCTGCCCAAACAGCGTGCCTCGGCGCGACACGCACGGCTACGTCCCTGGGCCGCGCTGTCAGCGCTTCTGAACGCCGCCTGGCTCGGTGTGGTGCAGCTCGACAGCATTTGGGGCAGTGTGATCGTCATCGTGATACTGCTGCTGGTGTTGATTCGAATCTTGTTCATTTTGCGCAGCGGCAAGCCGTCGACCAACACCGACCGGATCATTACCGATGGCACCTTTGGCCTGTACTTGGGATGGGTCACGGTGGCGACCACGGCCAATACCGCCGCGTTGATTGCCCAGGTCACGGGATTAGATACGTTCACCGGATGGGAGTGGGCCGCCGTGGCCGTGATTGCGGTGGTGGCTGCCATTGGCATCAGTTTGGAGATCTTCAACCAGGGCCGGATCGCACCCGCATTGGCGATCAGCTGGGGTCTTGCCTGGATTGCGGTGGCTCGAACTAGCGGCGAATATGAGTCACTCATCCTCGTCTGGGCCGCCGGCATTGCCGCAGCACTCGTGCTAGCTACGGCGATTTGGGTGCGCATTATGGTCGAACGGAGAACCGCGAAAACCACCTGGAGACCATGACATTCGTCATGGCTAAGTCGTGATTCGCGGCAGTACCGCAAACTGGCATGGCGCGGGACACTGGAGGTATGGATACTTCAGCTACTGCCCCAGCCATTACGTTAGACGCGGTCACCAAACGCTTCGGCCAGGTTCTCGCGGTCGATGACGTCAGTTTGGCCGTCCACCCCGGCGAAGTGCTCGCGTTACTGGGTCCCAACGGAGCTGGCAAGACCACCCTGTTAGATATGGTGTTAGGTTTCACCGAGCCCACGCAAGGCAGTACCCGCACATTTGGTAACTCTGCTAAAACTGCAGCCAGCAACGGCATGGTCGGCGCAGTGCTCCAGGATGGTGGCCTCCTTGATGACCTGACGGTCGGAGAAACCATTCGGATGATCGCTGCCTGCCATCGCTGGCACTTGCCGATTGACGAGGTGATACTCCGCGCAGGGGTCATGAGTTTCACGACTCGGAAGGTCAAAAAGTGTTCGGGAGGGCAGCGGCAACGCCTGCGTTTTGCGCTCGCGTTACTGACTGATCCGCAACTGCTCATCTTAGATGAGCCAACCGCGGGCCTTGATGCGACGGCTCGAAACGATTTCTGGGCCACGATGCACGCCGAAGCCAGGCGGGGTCGTACCATCGTCTTTGCCACCCACTATCTGCGCGAAGCCGACGACTACGCAGACCGAGTGGTGTTGATGGCTCAAGGACGCGTGATTGCCGACGGCAGTGTGGCTGACATGACCGCGGATATGCCGCGCCAACTGTCAGCGCAGTGGGTCTCGGATATCGACCCGTATGTTTGGGCTGACACCGTCGGACCCGCAACCCAAGGGCTGCACTACGACGCCACGACGCAACGCATCCATCTCACCACCGCGGAGACCGATTGGGTTGCTGCCAAGTTGTTATCGGCTGGGCTAATCCGCCATCTGACGATCACCCAACCGGGGATCGAAGAAGCGTTCTTCGACCTGACCCAAGATCACCATGCCCAGGAGACTGCGTCATGACCACTTCACTCCAACGCCCCCAAAAATCCCAAGTAGAGATTCTGCTGCGGTTTGTCGGCTGGGAATTCTGGCGCAATTTCCGCATGCTAGATGCCACCTTCTTCGTCATCATCCTGCCGGCAGCGATGTATTTGATGTTCGGCGTCGCCATGGACCAAGGCGAGATGCCCGCCGGCTACGGCAACGTTTCGGCTTATGTCATGACCTCGATGGCCGTCTACGGGGCGGTCATCTCCACCACGGCGATGGCCGGTTCGGCCGCGGTCGAGCGGACGACGGGTTGGGGCCGTCAGTTGAACATGACCGGTCTGACCGAAGCCAACTACATCCTGGGCAAAATGCTCATGGCGCTGTTGATGGCCATCAGCCCGATTGTCATTGTCTACATCGCCGGCGCCGTCACGGGGGCGGAATTCGACTCGATCTGGCACTGGTTTGCATCGGCGGCACTGTGTCTGGTGGTTGCCATCCCGTTCTCACTCTATGGCCTGGCGTTTGCCCTGCTGTTCCGCTCAGAAACTGCCGTCAGTGCAGCCTCCGGGTTCCTGGTGCTGTTTGCATTTTTTGGCAACCTGTTCATCCCGCTGGGCGGCGCGCTGCTCGATATCGCCAAATTCACCCCGCTGTACGGTCCAGCCATGTTGGCCCGCTGGCCCCAAACCGAGGGGATGCTGATCCCGATGCAAGCCGGGGCCGAAGTAGAATTTGAATCCATGTGGCTACTGTTGACCAATATCGGCGGCTGGACGGTCATCTTCGGGATCATGTGCCTGATGGCCGTGCGCCGCAGAACGGCCCGCTAACCGTATGAGCATCATCTCTAAAATCACCACGACCGGCCAGACCAGCTACCTACCCGATCCACCGACGACCACGGCTGAACGTCGGGCCATCATCTTCACCGCAGGCATCTGGTTGGTGTTCTTGGGGTGGACGATCATCGGTTTCCTCGAATCCACCGCCCCGGTGCCCGCCCAAATCACGGGATGGGCGGCACTGGTCGCGTTCCCCGTCGTCTATCTCTTCGGGTTTCTGCGCCCCGAGCCGCTGGCCCGGGCTTCCCGCCACGTCAACACCCTGCTGTACACCCTGGCCCTGATTGCGCTGGGTCTTGTCATGGCCCAAGTCACGCCCACGGCAATCATCAACATCGTGCCGTATTTGATGGCCCAGTGGATCTTCAACCACCGGCTGGCAACCGGCATCATCGCCGTGGTCATATTATTCTTGGCCGCGGTGGCCGTGGTGGTACTGGGCAATCTTGATGACTACGCTAATTGGTTCCTCGCCTCGGTCGGGTCCCCTGCGATCATCATGGTGTTCATCCGCATCAGCATCGAGATGGGTGCCACCCAGCAAGAGCGCTCCGAGCAATTGGCGTTGGCTGCCCAGCGCGAAGAGCTGGCCTCCACCGTTCACGACGTGCTGGGGCATTCGCTGACCACCATCACCGTCAAAGTTCAACTGGCCCAACGCTTACTCAACACGAACTTGGATGCCGCAAAAACCGAACTCGCGGACATCGAGGCGTTGGCCCGGCGCTCATTATCCGAGGTCCGCGCCACCGTCACCGACCTCCAACACCCAGACCTGACGGAACAGCTTGACAAGGCCCACCACGGACTGACCGCAGCCGGAGTGACTTTTCAGCGCCCCGAAACCCTACCTCGCCTGACGCTGGTGCAACAGCAAGTCTTTGCATGGGTCATCCGCGAAGCCGTGACCAATGTGTTGCGACACGCCAACGCTACAACGTGCACCATCAGCATGACACACCAGGAGGCCGGTGTGGTCCTGCGAATCGATGACGACGGGGACGGCGTCCATGACACGAACCCGGTGAACCATCACGGTTTGGCCGGGCTGCAACGCAGAGTCACGGCGGCCGGCGGTAGTCTGGAATTATTCCATCTCAATCCTGGAACTCGTGTGGAGGTGCGCCTGTGACCATCCGGTTACTGCTAGCCGATGATCAACATCTGATCCGTGCCGGCCTGGCCGCCCTGTTGAATCTGGAGGCTGACCTCGACGTCGTTCACCAACTGCCCGACGGCCGGGAGATTGTCGAACACATCCGACAACACCAAGTTGATGTGGCCGTATTGGATATCGAAATGCCCGAGGTTGACGGCATCACCGCCACTGCAGACATCACCGCGGCCTTCGGTGACGAGGTCGCCGTCTTGATCGTCACCACGTTTGGCAGGGCAGGGTACTTGCAGCGCGCGATGACGGCAGGAGCGCGCGGGTTCATGGTCAAAGATGCCCCCGCGGAACAACTTGCCGAAGCGGTGCGCACCGTACATGCCGGTGGCCGCGCGGTCGATCCGGCGTTGGCCGCCGAAGCCTTGAGCGCCGGGACCAATCCGTTGACGGACCGCGAGCGCGATGTGCTCAAGGCTGCGCTGACTGGCTCGTCAGTCAAACATATTGCAGCCCAGGTGCACTTATCACAGGGCACGGTGCGCAATCACCTGTCGTCGGCGATCGGGAAGACGCAGACCGCAAACCGGACCGAAGCCGCCCGGGTGGCACAGCAAAACGGCTGGCTCTAGAGCAGGCGATAGTTGCCCGCTTTGGCAACGGCAGCTTCGAGTGCGGTTCGGTCGATGGGCTCATCGTCCTTGTGCTTGAGGATCATGCAGGTGTCTTTGCCAGCTTCGACTTCGAAAGCCACTCCACCCACCCGAGGGACATCGTATACCTGCCCTTTGATGGACCGAGTGGCCGCGTTGCTTAGCGCGCCTTCCAAGAAATAAATGGTGCTGGTAATCATAAGACCTCCCGGTTAGATCCGCCCGTTGAAAGCCTGCATCGCGGAGTCTTCACGCGTGCCGCCCCTACCGTCACCGATATCGGCGTAATCGGTGACCCATTCAATTTTGCGCACCCATTTGACCATCTTGTACCCGTGGCTGGACTCCACGCGCAACCGGAGCGGTGCCCCCAGATGCTCATCCAGCGGGCGATCATTGCGTTCATAGGCCAAGATCGTGTCATCCTCGTTGACGTCGCGCAGTGGGATGACCGAATAGAACGGTTCTCGCGGACGGTTGTCGTACATGACCTGGGCGAGGCCGTGGGATTCAATGAGCACATACTTGGCCTGCTCGGGCCGTGGGCCCAATAAGTCGAGCACGTCGCGGAGCCGCACTCCCGCCCACTTTGACGTGGCGGTCCAGCCCTGCATACACGATTGAATGCCGATGTATTCCTGTTTCGGCATGGCTTGCAGGTCTGCCAGGCTCAACTGGATGGTTTCACCGCTTAATTCGCCGCCAACTTCAAGCCGCCAGTCCGCCCAGTCCTCGTCCCGATGGGCGAGCCATTCGGGGGATTCATCCTCGGTCGGTGGTAGCCCGTTGGTCCAATGGAACTCCGAAATGTCTTTTTCGGTGAAGACTTTCTGTTTCGACATCCGCGAGCGCATCCAATTCAGAAACAGTTGACGGCCCGGTTCGGTCGCAGCGACCAGGAAGCGTTGTGCTCGCGGTCTGTTGGCCAAACTGAGGTAGCTCAGGCCAATCAGAAATGCGATGACGACGACGATGCCGAGCAGGGCGACCGTGAACGCCTGCGCATAGTATTCCGGCTGATTGGCTTCAATCCCCAGCATCATGTGTGGCAAGTTGTATTCGGGGTGAACCAGAAACACCAGGCCGACGTGCATGATGAGGAAAATAATGAACGCTGTGTGGCAGATGAAATGCAGTGAGCGGGCCACTTGGACGCCACCAAAAATTTTCAGGTACCACGGAAACCGCGACCGGATGGCGGGCGACATTGCCAGCCCGGTGAGGATCATCAGCGGTGCCAGCACAAAGACGACGCCTGTGTAGGTGAGCATTTGCAGGGCGTCATAGGGTTGGAAGTGCTCGATTGAGGGCACACCGAAACCCGCGTAAATCGTCAGCGACTCCCAGGCTTCTGGAAACACGTCCCAGGACGTGGGAATGATGCGCGTCCACAGTCCGGTGGCAAACAACATGATCACATAGAACAGGCCGTTGAGCACCCAGAGCATGACGCCCAGGCCGTGCCAGTGGCGTCCAAGGCCAATGTTTTCCCG from Enteractinococcus fodinae includes the following:
- a CDS encoding tryptophan-rich sensory protein — protein: MEQRVNSWFMPIVTVVAVVAAIVLAFIGSGAMGGTEVSEAAGGALSADATPFAPDGPAFSIWSVIYAGLVLYTIYQLLPKQRASARHARLRPWAALSALLNAAWLGVVQLDSIWGSVIVIVILLLVLIRILFILRSGKPSTNTDRIITDGTFGLYLGWVTVATTANTAALIAQVTGLDTFTGWEWAAVAVIAVVAAIGISLEIFNQGRIAPALAISWGLAWIAVARTSGEYESLILVWAAGIAAALVLATAIWVRIMVERRTAKTTWRP
- a CDS encoding ABC transporter ATP-binding protein, which produces MDTSATAPAITLDAVTKRFGQVLAVDDVSLAVHPGEVLALLGPNGAGKTTLLDMVLGFTEPTQGSTRTFGNSAKTAASNGMVGAVLQDGGLLDDLTVGETIRMIAACHRWHLPIDEVILRAGVMSFTTRKVKKCSGGQRQRLRFALALLTDPQLLILDEPTAGLDATARNDFWATMHAEARRGRTIVFATHYLREADDYADRVVLMAQGRVIADGSVADMTADMPRQLSAQWVSDIDPYVWADTVGPATQGLHYDATTQRIHLTTAETDWVAAKLLSAGLIRHLTITQPGIEEAFFDLTQDHHAQETAS
- a CDS encoding ABC transporter permease, with protein sequence MTTSLQRPQKSQVEILLRFVGWEFWRNFRMLDATFFVIILPAAMYLMFGVAMDQGEMPAGYGNVSAYVMTSMAVYGAVISTTAMAGSAAVERTTGWGRQLNMTGLTEANYILGKMLMALLMAISPIVIVYIAGAVTGAEFDSIWHWFASAALCLVVAIPFSLYGLAFALLFRSETAVSAASGFLVLFAFFGNLFIPLGGALLDIAKFTPLYGPAMLARWPQTEGMLIPMQAGAEVEFESMWLLLTNIGGWTVIFGIMCLMAVRRRTAR
- a CDS encoding sensor histidine kinase; translated protein: MSIISKITTTGQTSYLPDPPTTTAERRAIIFTAGIWLVFLGWTIIGFLESTAPVPAQITGWAALVAFPVVYLFGFLRPEPLARASRHVNTLLYTLALIALGLVMAQVTPTAIINIVPYLMAQWIFNHRLATGIIAVVILFLAAVAVVVLGNLDDYANWFLASVGSPAIIMVFIRISIEMGATQQERSEQLALAAQREELASTVHDVLGHSLTTITVKVQLAQRLLNTNLDAAKTELADIEALARRSLSEVRATVTDLQHPDLTEQLDKAHHGLTAAGVTFQRPETLPRLTLVQQQVFAWVIREAVTNVLRHANATTCTISMTHQEAGVVLRIDDDGDGVHDTNPVNHHGLAGLQRRVTAAGGSLELFHLNPGTRVEVRL
- a CDS encoding response regulator transcription factor; protein product: MPSQSWNSCGGAPVTIRLLLADDQHLIRAGLAALLNLEADLDVVHQLPDGREIVEHIRQHQVDVAVLDIEMPEVDGITATADITAAFGDEVAVLIVTTFGRAGYLQRAMTAGARGFMVKDAPAEQLAEAVRTVHAGGRAVDPALAAEALSAGTNPLTDRERDVLKAALTGSSVKHIAAQVHLSQGTVRNHLSSAIGKTQTANRTEAARVAQQNGWL
- a CDS encoding molybdopterin-dependent oxidoreductase, producing MEADFPFWLRASHLFNFVLLGILIRSGWEILASLPRLWWRNDSKPGTEWLRFTKRKLPTEEGVYTSLMDERSMSPLLSLPGRENIGLGRHWHGLGVMLWVLNGLFYVIMLFATGLWTRIIPTSWDVFPEAWESLTIYAGFGVPSIEHFQPYDALQMLTYTGVVFVLAPLMILTGLAMSPAIRSRFPWYLKIFGGVQVARSLHFICHTAFIIFLIMHVGLVFLVHPEYNLPHMMLGIEANQPEYYAQAFTVALLGIVVVIAFLIGLSYLSLANRPRAQRFLVAATEPGRQLFLNWMRSRMSKQKVFTEKDISEFHWTNGLPPTEDESPEWLAHRDEDWADWRLEVGGELSGETIQLSLADLQAMPKQEYIGIQSCMQGWTATSKWAGVRLRDVLDLLGPRPEQAKYVLIESHGLAQVMYDNRPREPFYSVIPLRDVNEDDTILAYERNDRPLDEHLGAPLRLRVESSHGYKMVKWVRKIEWVTDYADIGDGRGGTREDSAMQAFNGRI